One part of the Sporosarcina ureae genome encodes these proteins:
- a CDS encoding ABC transporter ATP-binding protein has protein sequence MAILTVENLNFYYEEQQVLRDVSFSIMPGEFVTLFGPTGSGKSTLLKMLKREMRPIGKLSGNVYFSGRKLDDLPATMTATAIGYMMQNPDEQMVMEKVWQELAFGLENMGVATEEMQRKIAEVASFFGIQNWLHDSISDLSGGQKQLVNLAAVLAMEPEILLLDEPTSQLDPIAASEFLTLLDKINRELGMTILIVEHRLEELLPVCDRVLFMENGSLLYDSTPKLIGHSLLDHPMLDALTAAMRVYHKLGFLENTPITVREGMDFIRRYPPAVPPMDPMRKKHPPLITVKNLYFRYNRKSDDLLADMSLTIHRGEIFTIVGGNGVGKSSFLKLLAGLHKPYAGKILMDDVVPAKWKGNIVLLPQNPQALFMHSTVNEELLATVQKLPKEQRESTVTDMMKQLQIEQLAKRNPFDVSGGEQQKIALAKLLLHNPAILLLDEPTKGMDVMSKQEVVQLIQTLQKRNITTIIVTHDIEFAAEVSTRVGMLFDKSLIAINNPKTFFTSNRFYTTAASKIARGLFPFAITADDIVEAVNSNNRRN, from the coding sequence TCTGGAAAGTCGACGTTACTCAAGATGCTGAAGCGGGAAATGCGACCGATTGGTAAATTGAGCGGCAATGTGTATTTCAGTGGTCGAAAACTCGATGACCTGCCCGCTACAATGACGGCGACCGCGATCGGCTATATGATGCAAAATCCCGACGAGCAGATGGTCATGGAAAAAGTTTGGCAAGAGCTCGCGTTCGGCCTCGAGAACATGGGGGTCGCGACGGAAGAGATGCAGCGGAAGATTGCGGAAGTGGCCAGTTTCTTCGGCATTCAGAACTGGTTACATGACAGTATTAGCGACTTATCGGGCGGGCAGAAACAACTCGTCAATTTAGCGGCAGTGCTTGCGATGGAGCCGGAAATTTTATTGCTCGATGAACCGACTTCACAGCTCGATCCGATCGCGGCTTCCGAGTTTTTGACGTTGCTTGATAAAATCAACCGAGAACTCGGCATGACGATTCTCATTGTCGAACATCGGCTAGAAGAATTGTTGCCTGTCTGTGACCGCGTATTATTCATGGAAAACGGCTCGCTTCTGTACGATTCGACGCCGAAGTTGATCGGTCATTCGTTACTCGACCATCCGATGCTTGACGCACTCACTGCGGCGATGCGTGTCTATCATAAGCTTGGTTTTCTGGAGAACACGCCGATTACTGTGCGCGAAGGGATGGACTTCATTCGGCGCTATCCACCCGCTGTACCGCCGATGGATCCGATGAGGAAAAAGCATCCCCCTCTCATTACAGTAAAAAATCTGTATTTCCGTTATAACCGTAAAAGCGATGATTTGCTTGCGGATATGAGCCTGACGATTCACCGTGGAGAAATTTTCACGATCGTCGGAGGCAACGGGGTCGGCAAGTCGTCGTTCTTGAAGTTGCTTGCGGGATTGCATAAGCCGTATGCAGGTAAGATTCTTATGGATGACGTCGTGCCAGCTAAGTGGAAAGGCAATATCGTTTTATTGCCGCAAAACCCGCAAGCGTTGTTTATGCACTCGACAGTGAACGAAGAACTGTTGGCTACTGTGCAAAAATTGCCGAAAGAGCAAAGAGAATCCACTGTTACGGATATGATGAAACAGCTACAAATTGAACAGTTAGCAAAGAGAAACCCTTTTGATGTAAGTGGCGGTGAGCAGCAAAAGATCGCATTGGCGAAATTATTGCTGCATAATCCAGCTATTTTATTGCTCGACGAACCGACTAAAGGAATGGACGTCATGTCGAAACAAGAAGTGGTTCAGTTGATTCAAACACTGCAAAAACGCAATATCACGACGATCATCGTAACGCACGACATAGAATTTGCGGCAGAAGTGTCAACACGTGTCGGCATGCTGTTCGACAAATCACTGATCGCGATCAATAACCCGAAGACGTTCTTTACGTCCAATCGATTTTATACAACCGCGGCGAGTAAAATCGCGCGAGGATTATTTCCATTTGCTATTACAGCGGACGATATCGTGGAAGCTGTGAACAGCAACAACAGGAGGAACTGA
- a CDS encoding AAA family ATPase — MSNQSTHVLNEMKKVINGKDDVIQKVWMTFLAGGHVLLEDLPGVGKTTLAKAFSRVVGLDSNRIQFTPDVVASDVIGFTMFDKEKNEFVFKEGAVMCNLLLGDEINRTSSRTQAALLEAMQERQVTVDGVTYPLPAPFHVIATQNPYGTIGTQPLPSAQIDRFMTKLSVGYPDFEDQVEMLKNRQQTDPLSSLEQIITKNELLALQQQVQDLFIHEEILRYVTALTEKTRNHPSIHQGISPRGALALCQMAKAHAFLQDRDYVIPEDVHAVWLPTSRHRVILSSVPDAEAEQDALLEKLLQSVATPDQAMLATF, encoded by the coding sequence ATGAGCAATCAATCAACACACGTACTCAATGAAATGAAAAAAGTAATTAACGGGAAAGACGACGTCATCCAAAAAGTATGGATGACGTTTCTAGCTGGAGGACATGTACTGCTCGAAGATTTACCGGGAGTCGGGAAGACGACACTCGCAAAAGCATTCAGCCGGGTCGTCGGACTTGATTCAAACCGTATCCAGTTCACACCAGACGTCGTGGCATCTGACGTCATCGGTTTCACGATGTTCGATAAAGAAAAGAACGAATTTGTCTTTAAAGAAGGTGCCGTCATGTGTAACTTATTGCTCGGCGATGAAATCAACCGGACGTCTTCAAGAACACAAGCGGCATTGCTTGAAGCGATGCAGGAAAGACAAGTGACAGTCGATGGTGTGACGTATCCATTGCCCGCACCGTTTCACGTCATTGCAACGCAAAATCCGTACGGCACGATCGGAACGCAGCCGTTACCTAGCGCGCAAATCGACCGTTTTATGACAAAATTAAGTGTCGGATATCCTGATTTTGAAGATCAAGTCGAGATGCTGAAAAATCGACAGCAGACCGATCCGCTATCTTCACTGGAACAGATCATCACAAAAAACGAATTACTTGCGCTTCAACAGCAAGTACAAGACCTCTTCATTCACGAAGAAATCTTGCGTTACGTCACGGCACTTACGGAGAAAACGCGAAACCATCCGTCAATTCATCAAGGAATTAGCCCGCGTGGCGCACTCGCACTCTGTCAGATGGCGAAAGCACATGCATTCCTGCAAGACCGCGATTACGTCATTCCAGAAGACGTCCATGCCGTGTGGTTACCGACGAGCCGACACCGCGTCATCCTATCGAGCGTACCAGATGCTGAAGCAGAACAAGATGCGCTACTCGAAAAACTACTGCAAAGTGTTGCCACGCCCGACCAAGCAATGCTTGCGACATTTTAA
- a CDS encoding DUF58 domain-containing protein yields MLFTLLISVVWLLFTLAFFIFTTTHFALLFAVGSFIVWLWLVLSVYLVKGKLHCEIIATNELYKNDQMGYQLRVENTSRLPVTQLHIQLVIEHVFTGRQETHEHILSIPAKSAEEFAFILPQKYMGQVTIRMKQLTIKDGFAFFRSVQKIDTQSAMLIMPNPYFLKLQRIEQNQHVLQTPGAIPMKKIDGEELAEVSVYKPGDSVKQIHWKLSSKVDELFVKQHETLIGDAVMMTVDFTSFTNRVALYNEFIETFSALLYSYVAGHHEVQLLVDHTTSEQLTIKNEREAALAIKEVLTKSASALSMSDEQWKTLRRTYPNCIVLTTNNARSTEYQTIVISENKEGSAV; encoded by the coding sequence ATGCTGTTTACATTACTGATCAGCGTCGTCTGGCTGCTGTTCACGCTCGCATTTTTCATCTTTACGACGACGCATTTCGCGCTACTGTTCGCAGTCGGATCATTCATTGTTTGGCTGTGGCTCGTGTTAAGTGTTTACCTCGTAAAAGGAAAATTACATTGCGAGATCATAGCAACGAATGAACTATATAAGAATGATCAGATGGGCTATCAACTACGCGTAGAAAACACGAGTCGATTACCCGTCACACAACTACATATCCAACTCGTCATCGAGCACGTATTCACAGGCAGACAAGAAACTCACGAGCACATCTTATCCATCCCCGCGAAGAGTGCTGAAGAATTTGCATTCATTCTGCCGCAAAAATATATGGGGCAAGTGACGATAAGAATGAAACAGTTGACCATCAAAGACGGTTTCGCGTTCTTCCGTTCAGTGCAGAAGATCGATACGCAGTCCGCGATGTTGATCATGCCGAATCCGTATTTCTTGAAGCTTCAACGCATCGAGCAGAATCAGCATGTGCTGCAAACGCCAGGTGCGATTCCGATGAAGAAAATCGATGGCGAAGAGCTTGCGGAAGTATCGGTGTATAAACCAGGCGACTCGGTCAAACAAATTCATTGGAAGTTGTCGAGTAAAGTGGATGAGCTATTCGTCAAACAGCATGAAACGCTCATAGGGGATGCGGTAATGATGACAGTTGATTTCACGTCGTTTACAAATCGCGTCGCACTCTATAATGAATTCATCGAAACGTTTTCCGCGTTGTTGTATTCCTATGTCGCAGGCCATCATGAAGTCCAGCTTCTAGTAGATCACACAACAAGTGAGCAGTTGACGATTAAAAATGAACGCGAAGCCGCACTGGCGATAAAAGAAGTACTAACAAAAAGTGCATCCGCGTTATCGATGTCGGATGAACAATGGAAAACGTTGAGAAGAACGTATCCAAACTGTATCGTGTTGACAACAAATAATGCGCGCAGCACAGAATATCAAACGATCGTGATCTCGGAGAATAAGGAGGGATCCGCTGTATGA